Genomic segment of Streptomyces longhuiensis:
CATCGCGTCGGCGCCTTCGCACCGTATGGCACTGAGTTCCGCACTGTAAAGGTACTGAGTGCCAAATTCAGTCGGATCCGCTCCCGGAGCGGGCCCTCAGCCCTGGCCCAAAGCCGATTCGATCCGCTGCACGACCTGCCACATCGGGGCACCCTTCGGGGCCACCATCACGACGACTTCGTCCTCGGCGGCGGTCACGGCCGCACCCTGATCCGCGCCGCTCCACACACCGCGCACCATCCCGAGAGCGTGGTCCACGGCAGCGTACGGGTCTCCCTCACCACCCGAACGGAGCCAGGAGCGGAGCCCGTTGTTGTGGGCGGCGACGACGGACGCGGCGATCACCTCGGCCCGCAGCGCGCCGTCCCGCTCCCCCTCGAAACGCTCCCGCAGATAGCCCGCAAGGGTGCGCTCGTAGCGCCGCACCACCGACAGCTCGTACGTCCGCAGCCCCGGCACCTCGCGCGTGAGGCGGTAACGCTGCACGGAGAACTCGGGGTTGGCCGCGTACATGCGCAGCACGAGGCGCGCCGCGTCGGAGACGGTGCCCACCGGGTCGCTGCCGTCGGCCTCTTCGAGGAACGCCGTCATGTCGGCGAGGCAGCGCTCGTGATCCGGGAAGACCGCGTCCTCCTTGGACGGGAAGTACCGGAAGAACGACCTGCGCCCGACACCCGCACGGGCGACGATGTCGTCGACCGTGGTCTGCTCGAAACCCCGGTCGAGGAAGAGCTGGAACGCCGCCTCGGCGAGCACCTCGCGCATCGGCGCCTTCTTGGCCGGTCTGGTCGCCTCAGTCATGCCGGGAACGTAACACCGAAGCGGCCCCTCTGGCACCACGTACCTTGCCAGAGGGTACTGAGTGCCATAGTGTCGCTTTCAGGAACCACACCAGGGTAGGAGAGCCGGCGTGAGCTTGAGGATCGTTGTCACCGTGAAGTATGTGCCGGACGCGACGGGGGACCGGCATTTCGCTGAGGACCTGACGGTGGACCGTGATGATGTGGACGGGCTGCTGTCGGAGCTGGACGAGTACGCGGTCGAGCAGGCGTTGCAGATCGCGGACGAGGCGGACGATGCGGAGATCACCGTGTTGACGGTGGGTCCGGAGGACGCGAAGGACGCGTTGCGCAAGGCGTTGTCGATGGGCGCGGACAAGGCGGTCCATGTCGAGGACGACGATCTGCACGGCACGGACATCGTGGGCACGTCGCTGGTGCTGGCGAAGGCGATCGAGAAGGCCGGGTTCGATCTGGTGGTCTGCGGTATGGCCTCCACGGACGGTACGGCGGGTGTGGTGCCGGCGCTGCTGGCGGAGCGGCTGGGTGTGCCGCAGGTGACGCTGTTGTCGGAGGTGTCGGTCGAGGACGGTGTGGTCAAGGGCCGTCGTGACGGTGACACGGCCTCGGAGCAGGTGGAGGCCTCGCTCCCGGCGGTGGTGTCGGTGACCGACCAGTCGGGCGAGGCGCGTTACCCCTCGTTCAAGGGGATCATGGCGGCGAAGAAGAAGCCGGTCGAGTCGTGGGACCTGTCGGATCTGGGCCTGGAGGCCGACGAGGTGGGTCTGGCGGGTGCGTGGACGGTCGTGGACGCGGCGGCCGAGCGTCCGGCGCGCAGCGCGGGCACGATCGTCAAGGACGAGGGCGAGGGCGGCAAGCAGCTCGCCGAGTTCCTCGCGGGCCAGAAGTTCATCTAGCCCCGCTGTCCCCTTCCGTCTCACTCTTTCGCATGCAGGAGAAGTCCCATGGCTGAAGTTCTGGTCTACGTCGATCACGTGGACGGTGCCGTCCGCAAGCCCACCCTTGAGCTGCTGACGCTGGCGCGTCGTCTGGGTGAGCCCGTCGCCCTGGCGCTGGGTGCGGGTGCCGCCGACACGGCCGCCGCGCTCGCCGAGCACGGCGCGACCCGTGTCCTGACCCATGATGCCGCCGAGTACGCCGACTATCTGGTCGTGCCGAAGGTGGATGCGCTGCAGGCCGCCTACGAGGCGGTGTCCCCGGCGGCGGTGCTGGTGCCGTCCTCGGCGGAGGGCAAGGAGATCGCGGCGCGTCTGGCCGTGCGGGTCGGGTCGGGTGTCATCACCGACGCCACCGACCTCCAGGCCGGTGAGCAGGGCCCGGTCGCGACCCAGTCGGCGTTCGCCGCCTCGTTCACCACCACCAGCCGGGTGGCCAAGGGCACCCCGGTCATCACCGTCAAGCCCAACAGTGCCCCGGTCGAGTCCGCCCCCGCGGCCGGCACGGTCGAGGCCCTGGCCGTGTCGTTCTCCGAGCAGGCCACGGGCACCAAGGTCACCGCGCGCACGCCGCGTGCCTCGACGGGGCGTCCGGACCTGACCGAGGCCGCGATCGTGGTCTCCGGCGGCCGCGGCGTCAACGGCGCCGAGAACTTCGGAATCATCGAGGCCCTCGCCGACTCCCTCGGCGCGGCGGTCGGCGCCTCCCGCGCCGCGGTCGACGCGGGCTGGTACCCGCACTCCAACCAGGTCGGCCAGACCGGCAAGAGTGTGTCCCCGCAGCTGTACATCGCAAACGGTATCTCCGGCGCGATCCAGCACCGGGCCGGCATGCAGACCTCGAAGACCATCGTCGCGGTCAACAAGGACGCCGAGGCCCCGATCTTCGACCTCGTCGACTACGGCGTCGTCGGCGACCTCTTCGACGTCGTCCCCCAGCTCACCGAGGAAGTCAACACCCGCAAGGGCTGACAGCAGCAGAACGGCCGGAGGCCCTGGACCGATATCGGTCCAGGGCCTCCGGCCTTCGTGCGTATGCCTCAACCGGCGCGGCGGACCCGCGCGGCCTTGCGGGCGTCGGCGAGCTGGCGGGCCTCGGCGCTGCGGCGCGAGTCACCACCGGCGCGGCCCGGGCGCGAGCCCATGCCGCGGAACGGGGCACCGCCGCGCTTGGGGCGCTCCGCGGCCGGCGCGGTGCCGGTGATCGGGACACCGGAGGGCGCCTGAGCCCCGGTGATACGGCTCAACTCGGCCTCGCCCGAACGGACTTGGGTGATCTGCGGCCGGATGCCGGCGTCGCGCATCAGTCGGCTCATGTCGCGGCGCTGGTTCGGCAGGACCAGGGTGACGACGCTGCCGGACTCCCCGGCACGGGCCGTACGGCCGCCGCGGTGCAGGTAGTCCTTGTGGTCGCTCGGCGGGTCGACGTTGACCACGAGGTCGAGGTTGTCGACGTGGATGCCGCGCGCCGCGACGTTGGTCGCGACGAGCGCCGTGACCGAGCCGGCCTTGAACTGGGCCAAGGTGCGGGTGCGCTGCGGCTGGGACTTGCCACCGTGCAGGGCGGCGGCCCGCACACCGCTGCCGAGCAGGTGCTTGGTGAACTGGTCGACGGCGTGCTTGGTGTCGAGGAACATGATGACCCGCCCGTCGCGGGCCGCGATCTCGGTGGCGGCGGCGAACTTGTCGGCGCCGTGCACATGCAGTTCGTGGTGTTCCATCGTGGTGACGGCGCCCGCCGACGGGTCGACGGAGTGGACGACCGGATCGTGCAGGTAGCGGCGCACCAGCAGGTCGACGTTACGGTCCAGCGTCGCGGAGAACAGCATGCGCTGCCCCTCGGGGTGCACCAGGTCGAGCAGCTCGGTGACCTGCGGCATGAAGCCCATGTCGGCCATCTGGTCGGCCTCGTCCAGGACGGTGATCTTCACCCGGTCCAGACGGCAGTCCTTGCGCTCGATGAGGTCCTTGAGGCGTCCGGGCGTCGCGACGACGACCTCGGCGCCACCGCGCAGGGCACTGGCCTGACGACCGATGGACATACCGCCGACGACGGTGGCCAGGCGCAGCTTCAGCGACCGGGCGTACGGGGTGAGCGCCTCGGTGACCTGCTGGGCGAGCTCGCGCGTGGGGACGAGGATCAGGCCGAAGGGCTGCTTGGCGTCGGCACGCTGACCTGCGAGGCGCGCGAGGAGCGCGAGGCCGAAGGCGAGGGTCTTGCCGGAGCCGGTGCGGCCGCGGCCGAGGACGTCCCGGCCCGCGAGCGAGTTCGGCAGGGTGGCCGCCTGGATCGGGAACGGCACGGTCACACCGAGGCCGGTGAGCGTCTTCAGGATCTCGGCCGGCAGGTCGAGCTCACCGAAGGTCTCCACGGCGGGGAGGGCGGGCGTGACGGTGACAGGCAGCGCGAACTCTCCCTGCGGCGCGGCGGGCCTGCGCCCGTAGCCGCCGGAGCTCTTGCCGCCGGGGCGTCCCTGGCCTTGGCCCTGGGGCCGAAAACGGGCGCCCCGGTCGCCGCCGGCGGAGCCCCGGCGAGGGTTGGAGTAACGGTCGTTCGTGCGAGCTGAACGGTTCATGGAGAACCTTCCTCGATATGGCACGTATCGAGGAATTCCCGGCGCATGAGTGCCGGACGAATTGCAAGAACGAGCCGAATAACAGACTGAAAATCAGCCGGCGCGCCGGTACGGAGAATGGCGACGCCTGACGTCGGAATGCTGGGATTCCGCTGCGGCAGGCGGCTCTCGGACGGGCCGGATCAATGGGGTGCGGGGGCCTTGGCGCCCCGCCGGGGTGGTGTGTCACCCGGTGGTCGTGCCTACCCGGGCGGGATACCCCGCAAACAGCAACGAGCTGGTGCCCGTACCACCAGGGTACGGGCACCAGCTGTGCTCAACGCTTCAGCGTCAGGCAGGAACGATGTTCTCCGCCTGCGGGCCCTTCTGGCCCTGCGTGACATCGAAGTTCACCTTCTGGCCTTCCTGAAGCTCACGGAAGCCCTGGGTGGCGATGTTCGAGTAGTGGGCGAAGACGTCGGGGCCGCCACCCTCCTGCTCGATGAAGCCGAAGCCCTTTTCCGAGTTGAACCACTTCACGGTGCCAGTAGCCATATGCAAATTCTCCTTCGGGGCAGTGCCCGTGGCCCACACTGTGTGGACCTCGGCGTCGCCGCAATGATTGCCCCGCCCGGAAAAATGCATCCGGAAATAGAAAAGCGCCCGGCAACGTGAAGTCACCTAAGGCACTTGAAGTATCTATGGGAACCACAACTGCAACTGAGATCAAGACTAGCACGGACCGGGCTTCGGAGCACGGTGAGCCAGAATATTTGGCGCGTCGCCGTGAACCTTCACCCCGGATTGAGCAAATCCGGGGGCTCCGGGCACCTGATATTCACTTCATCGGCGGCTGTCGGACAGGAACGGATAGTCCGTGTAGCCCGTCTCCCCTCCGACGTACATCAGGTACCTGTCCCGGACCTGGTTGAGGGGCGCGCCCACGCGTAGCCGCTCGACCAGGTCAGGGTTGGCCAGGAACGGGCGGCCGAGCGCCACCAGGTCGGCGCCGGCGGCCAGGAGGCGCTCGCCCTGGCTTCTGCCGCCGTCGGCGGGAATCCGCTCCCGCGGCAGCACGGGGTTGGCGATCAGTGTGCCGGTCCAGCGCTTGCGCAGGTCCTGGAAGAGCGGGTTGTCCGGGTCGGCGTAGACGATGTGCAGATAGGCGAGGCCCAGGTCCGAGAGGGCGTCGACGAGTGCGGGGTAGATGTCGTCGGTGTCTCCCTCGTCCATGCCGTTGACGGTGAGTCCCGGAGAGATCCGCAGGCCCACCCGTTCGGGGCCGATCGCGTCCGCGACGGCACGTACGACCTCGACGACGAACCGGACGCGGCCCTCGACCGTTCCTCCGTAGGCGTCCGTGCGGTGGTTGGTGCCCCGGCCGAGGAACTGGTGGAGGAGGTAGCCGTTGGCGCCGTGCACCTCGACGCCTTCGAAGCCCGCCGCCACGGCCTTGCGGGCGGCCTCGGCGAAGTCGGCCACAGTGGTGCGGATGTCGTCGGGCGTCATCTCCCTCGGTACGACGGCGGGCTGGTGGCCGGTCGGCGTGTGGATCGTGTCGGGGAGCGGCACCGGTGAGGGGGCGATCGGCGTCAGGCCGCCGCTGTTGTCGGGGTGGCCGATCCGGCCGCCGTGCTGGAGCTGGAGGAACATCCGGCCGCCGGCGGCGCGGACCTCGTCGGTCACGTGTCGCCAGCCCTCGACGTGGGCCGCGTCGTGGATCGCCGTGATGTTGGCGTAGGTCTGCCCGACGGCGCTGGGCGTGGACGCCTCGGCGATGATCAGGCCCGCGGTGGCGCGCTGGGCGTAGTAGGTGGCCATGACGGGCTGCGGGACGCCGTCCGCGGAGGCGCGGTTACGGGTCATGGGCGCCATGACGAGGCGGTTGGGCAGGGTCAGTGCGCCGAGGCGGGCGGTTTCGAACAGGCGGGACGTCGTCATGGCGGTGCTCCTCGGATCGGGGTGGGTGGTGTGACGGGGTGCGGTGCGGGTGTTCATGAGGTACGCGCCGTGCGGCGGGCGGGGAATCCGTGGGTGCGGGCGGCGACGACCACGGCGAGTACGGGAACCAGGAGCAGGAGGACCGTCCAGGGGAAGGAGCGGGATCCGACCAGGTCGAGGAGGATCCCGCCGACGATTCCGCCGCCGGCCATGGCCACGTTCCAGAGGGTGACGAGCATGGCCTGCGCGGCGTCCGCCGACTCGCCGCCCGCGTCACCCGCGGCGGTCTGCAGGAGCGTGGGGGCGCCGCCCCAGCCGAGGCCCCACAGCGTCACGGCCGCGTACACCAGGGCGGGGCTGTCGGACAGCAGGGCCAGGACGGCTGCCGCCGCGGCGACCAGCAGGGCGGCCGCGAGGGTCAGGGCGCGCAGGTGGCGGTTGATCAGTGCGCCCACGATCCAGATGCTCGCCAGGGACGCGGCGCCGAAGACGAGCAGCACGAGGTCGGTGGAGTTCCCCATGCCGACTCCGTCGAGGAACGTCGCGACGAACGTATAGAGGACGGTGTGGGCGAGGACGAAGACGAGGGTGACGAAGAGGACCGGGGACACACCCGGGACGCGGAGCGCCCGCAGCATCGGCGGCCGGGCCCCCTGGCGCAGTCCTGGCTGGTCGGGGACGGTCGCGGCGATCCAGCCGAGGAGGGCGACGGTCAGGACGGTCATGCTCAGGAACGCGATCTGCCAGTTCACGGCCTTGCCGAGGAACGTGCCCGCGGGAACGCCCAGGGACAGTGCGACCGGGATGCCCGCCATCGCGATCGCGATGGCCCTGCCCTGGAGGTGGGCGGGCGCGAGGCGCCGGGCGTAACCGGCGAGCAGCGCCCAGGCCAGGCCGGCCGCGACTCCGGCCACGAACCGGGCCACCATCGTGAGGGGGAAGTTCGTCGAGAGGGCGGTGACGGTGTTGGCGACGCCGAACCCCGCCATCGCCGTCATCAGGAGCCGCTTGCGGCGCCATCCGGCGGTGGCCGCGGTGAGGGGGATCGCCGTGAGGGCGGTGCCGATCGCGTAGACCGTCACGGTCTGCCCGGTGGCCGATTCGCCGACGCCCAGGTCACGGCTCATCGCGGGCAGCAGGCCCGCGGGCAGGGTCTCCGTCAGGCTCGTGACGAAGACGGCGGTGGCGAGGGCGAGCAGGGCGGGGAGGGGCAGCTTGCGGTTCTCGGTGGCGAAGGCGGTGGCTGGCGCGTCGGCGGGTGGTGTGCGGGTCGGCTCTGTTCTGGTGACGTCTGTCCCGGTCATGCGACGACAGTGCAGGTCGGGGCTTCGGGAACGCTGACGGTCCGCTGACGGTCGGTGGCCGCGGCGTGTGTACGGTGCTCGTATGCGGTTCGGGGTGCTTGGTCCACTGACGGTGCGCGACGGCGACGGGGAGCCGGTCGCGGTTCCCGAGGTGAAGGTCAGGGCCCTCCTCGCCGCACTCCTGGTCCACGAGGGGCGGCCTGTCTCCGCCGACCGCCTCATCGACGGCCTGTGGGGCGACGATCTTCCCGGGAATCCCGCCAACGCCCTCCAGGCGAAGGTCTCTCAACTGCGCAAGGCGCTCGGCCGCGATCGCGTGGTGCGCCAGGCGCCCGGCTACCGGCTCCGTCTCGACGCGGTCGGCGACGAGGTGGACGCCGACCGCTTCCTGTCGCTGGTGGACCGGGCGGGATCCACGGCGGGTCCGCGCGAACGGGCCGAACTCCTCACCGAGGCACTGGAGTTGTGGCGTGGACCGGCCTACGCCGATTTCGCGGACGAGGAGTTCGTCCGCACTGCCGCGCAGCGCCTGACGGAGCAGCGGCTGGCCGTCCGGGAGGAACGGGCCGAGGCGCTTCTGGAGTCGGGCGACCTCACGCTCCTCACCGGGGAGCTGGCGGACCTCGTCGCACGCCATCCGCTGCGGGAGCGGCTGCGCGCCGTCCAGCTGCGGGCGCTGTATCTGACGGGACGGCAGAGCGAGGCGCTCGCCTCGTACACGGAGCTGCGGGGCCGGCTCGCGGACGAGCTCGGCCTCGACCCGAGCCCCGAACTGGCCGCGCTCCACGAGGCCATCCTGCGCCAGGACCCGGCGCTCGCCCCTCCTCCGGCCTCTCCCGCGGACGCCGCGCCGCCGCGGTCCGAACTCCCTAGGTCGAACCTTCCGGCCCCGCTCACCGCGCTCGTGGGCCGTGACGACTCCCTGGCCGAGATCGGTCAACTCCTCGCCACGGAGCGCCTGGTCACGCTCACCGGCCCCGGCGGGGTCGGGAAGACGCGGCTCGCGATCGAGGCGGCCCGGCGGATCCAGGACGCGCCCGACGGGGTGTGGCTGGTCGAACTCGCCGGTGAGGGCGGGAGCGTGGCCGATCTCGCGCAGGTCGTCTCCGCTGCGCTGGGCCTGCGTGACGACGCGCTCTCGGGACCGCCCGGGCAGGGCGCGGCGGCCGCGCCCGAGCAACGGCTCGCCACGGCCCTGCGGGACCGCAGGGCGGTGCTCGTCCTGGACAACTGCGAGCAGGTCGTCGATGCGGTGGCGCGGCTCGCCGGGACGCTGCTGGGCCGCGCACCGCATCTGCGGATCCTGGCCACCACCCAGGAGCCGCTGTGCGTCGGCGGGGAGACGGTCCATCTGGTCGAGCCGCTGCAACCCGGGGACGCGGTACGCCTGTTCGCGGCGCGCGCCGCGGCGGCCGCCCCCGGCTTCTCGCTCGACGAAGCCACTCCTGAGACGCGCGCGGCGGTTCTGGAGATCTGCCGGCGCCTCGACGGCATTCCGCTCGCGCTCGAACTGGCGGCGACGCGCGTACGAGCCCTGGGCGTAGTGGAGTTGGCGGCCCGGCTCGAGGACCGTTTCCGGGTGCTGACGTCGGGGCGGCGGGGTGCGCCGCCGCGTCAGCAGACCCTGCGGGCGGTGATCGACTGGAGCTGGGAGCTGCTCAGCGTTCCTGAGCGGATCGTGCTGCGCCGCCTGGCCGTGCATCGTGACGGCTGCACTTTGGACGCGGCGGAGGAGGTGTGCGCGGGCGACGGGGTGCGCCGCGACGAGGTTCTCGACCTCGTGACGCGGCTGGTCGACCGGTCGCTGGTCGTCGTGGTGACCGGCGGCGGAGGCCCACGCTACCGGCTCCTCGAGTCCGTCGCCGCGTACGCGACGGAGCGTCTGCACGAGACGGACGAACTCGCCGCCGTACGCCAACGCCATCTGCGGCACTACACGGAACTGGCCGAGCGCGCCGAGCCCCGCCTCCGTGGCGGCGGGCAGCGCGAGTGGCTCGGCCGGCTCGACGCCGAGACCGCCAATCTGCGGGCGGCGCTCGACGAGGCGACGCGGCGCGCGTCGACGGGTGGCGCCACCGACGACGCCGTGCGCCTGGCCACCGCCCTGTCCTGGTGGTGGCTGCTGCGCGGCCGTCTGAACGAGGCCCGTCGAGCCCTGTCGGCCGTGCTCGCCGTGGTGCCGTCCGCGGGCGAACTCCAGTCACTGAGCGACGCGTTCGGACTGATGACGGGTGAGCGGCCCTCGGCGGCGCCGCGCCCTGACGTGACGATCGCCGATCCTTTGCGGAGGGGGCGCGCCGTGTGGTTCTCCGCGTACGGCCTGTTCAGGTCGGGTGACCTGGCCGCCAGTGAGGAGGCCGTCTCGCGGGCGCTCGCTCTCTTCGCCGCCACGGACGACCGGTGGGGTACGGCCGCGGCTCTCGGGCTGCGGTCGATGCACGCGCTGATCCGTGGTGACCTGGACGCCCTCGGGCGCGACGGGCTGCGCAGCGTTGCGCTCTTCCGTGAACTCGGCGACCGGTGGGGCGAGTTGCAGACGGTGGAGCCACTGGCGGCGCTCGCCGAGATCAAGGGTGAGTACGCGGAGTCCGCCCGGCGCCACGAAGTGGGACTGCGTATGGCGCGGGAACTCGGCCTGGACGCGGAGGTCTCCGCCCGGTTGTCCGGCCTGGGCCGGCTCGCGCTGCTCGACCGCGACTGGGACCGGGCCGCCGAACTGCACGAGCAGGCTCGGCGATCGGCGTCCGAACAGGGCTACAAGTACGGCGAGCTCCACGCGGAGATGGGCCTCGCCCTCGGCGCACGCCGCTCCGGCGACCTCGATGCGGCACAGGCGCATCTGCTGCGGATCCGCGACGGGTTCGGTGACGTGTCGTCTCAGGCGGGTGACCATCTGCTCCAGGCGGAACTGGGCTTCGTCGCCGAGCTGCGCGGGGACGCGGCCGGGGCGGCCGCCCACCACCTGCTCGGTCTGGACGTCGCCTGCGCCATCGGCGAGCCGCGCGCCGTGGCCCTCTCCCTGGAGGGCCTGGCAGGCGCGGCAGCACTGGCCGGGGACGCGGGCCGGGCGGCCGTACTCCTCGGTGCCGCGGGCGCGGCCCGCCGCGGCGCGGGCGCACCGCTCCCGTCCGCGGAACGCGGCGACGTGGACCGCGTCACGGCGAGGGCGACGGCTGCGCTGGGCGACCCGGCCTTTACGGAGGCGTACCGGCACGGTGCGAACCTGTCATCGGAGAAGGCGGCCCGTACGGCGCGACTCCCCTTCCGGGCTGCCGCGTCAGGTCAGGGCCCTGGGGGCTTCAGCAGGTCGCCCCACTCGGGTCGTTGAGTCACAGCGAGTACGGTCCGCCCACTCCAGCCACGGGCGCCCCTCAGATCCGCCCCGACACGATACGGCGCCGCTCCCCCGCCTCTGCGTCGTGATGGATCGGAGTTCGCGAAACCGTGAGGGGTACCCCCGTGCCGCCCTGTCTCGACGCGATGATTTCCGCCGCGATGGACAGGGCCGTCTCCTCGGGTGTGCGGGCACCGAGGTCCAGCCCGATCGGTGAGTGCAGGCGGGCCAACTCCTCGCTGGTCAGACCGACTTCACGGAGGCGGCGATCACGATCCTCGTGGGTCCGGCGTGAGCCCATCGCTCCCACGAATGCGACGGGCAGCCGCAGCGCGATCTCCAGAAGCGGGATGTCGAACTTCGCGTCATGGGTGAGCACACACAGGACCGTGCGTTCGTCGGTCGTGGTGCGCCGCAGGTAGCGGTCCGGCCAGTCGACGACGATGTCGTCGGCGTCGGGGAAGCGGGCCCGCGTGGTGAAGACGGGGCGCGCGTCGCACAACGTCACGTGGTAGCCGAGGAACTTGCCCGTACGGACCAGAGCCGCGGCGAAGTCGATGGCTCCGAAGACGATCATTCGGGGCGGTGGCGTGCTCGACTCGACGAAGAGCGTCAGGTCGGCGCCGCAGTGGGAGCCGTCGGCCGAGAGGTCGAACGTGCCGGTGCGGCCCGCGGCGACGAGGGCCCGTGCCTCGCCCGCCACGGTGCGCTCGAGACCGGAGCCTCCGGCAAGCCGTCCCTCGTACGATCCGTCGGCCCTCACCAGCAGCGCCCCGCCCCGCAGTTCGTCCGGTCCACGGGCCACCCGGGCGAGCGCGGCCGTCTCGCCGCGGGCGGTGGCCGCGAGCGCCGCCGCGAACACGGGCCTGTCCGGCGC
This window contains:
- a CDS encoding TetR family transcriptional regulator; translated protein: MREVLAEAAFQLFLDRGFEQTTVDDIVARAGVGRRSFFRYFPSKEDAVFPDHERCLADMTAFLEEADGSDPVGTVSDAARLVLRMYAANPEFSVQRYRLTREVPGLRTYELSVVRRYERTLAGYLRERFEGERDGALRAEVIAASVVAAHNNGLRSWLRSGGEGDPYAAVDHALGMVRGVWSGADQGAAVTAAEDEVVVMVAPKGAPMWQVVQRIESALGQG
- a CDS encoding BTAD domain-containing putative transcriptional regulator, encoding MRFGVLGPLTVRDGDGEPVAVPEVKVRALLAALLVHEGRPVSADRLIDGLWGDDLPGNPANALQAKVSQLRKALGRDRVVRQAPGYRLRLDAVGDEVDADRFLSLVDRAGSTAGPRERAELLTEALELWRGPAYADFADEEFVRTAAQRLTEQRLAVREERAEALLESGDLTLLTGELADLVARHPLRERLRAVQLRALYLTGRQSEALASYTELRGRLADELGLDPSPELAALHEAILRQDPALAPPPASPADAAPPRSELPRSNLPAPLTALVGRDDSLAEIGQLLATERLVTLTGPGGVGKTRLAIEAARRIQDAPDGVWLVELAGEGGSVADLAQVVSAALGLRDDALSGPPGQGAAAAPEQRLATALRDRRAVLVLDNCEQVVDAVARLAGTLLGRAPHLRILATTQEPLCVGGETVHLVEPLQPGDAVRLFAARAAAAAPGFSLDEATPETRAAVLEICRRLDGIPLALELAATRVRALGVVELAARLEDRFRVLTSGRRGAPPRQQTLRAVIDWSWELLSVPERIVLRRLAVHRDGCTLDAAEEVCAGDGVRRDEVLDLVTRLVDRSLVVVVTGGGGPRYRLLESVAAYATERLHETDELAAVRQRHLRHYTELAERAEPRLRGGGQREWLGRLDAETANLRAALDEATRRASTGGATDDAVRLATALSWWWLLRGRLNEARRALSAVLAVVPSAGELQSLSDAFGLMTGERPSAAPRPDVTIADPLRRGRAVWFSAYGLFRSGDLAASEEAVSRALALFAATDDRWGTAAALGLRSMHALIRGDLDALGRDGLRSVALFRELGDRWGELQTVEPLAALAEIKGEYAESARRHEVGLRMARELGLDAEVSARLSGLGRLALLDRDWDRAAELHEQARRSASEQGYKYGELHAEMGLALGARRSGDLDAAQAHLLRIRDGFGDVSSQAGDHLLQAELGFVAELRGDAAGAAAHHLLGLDVACAIGEPRAVALSLEGLAGAAALAGDAGRAAVLLGAAGAARRGAGAPLPSAERGDVDRVTARATAALGDPAFTEAYRHGANLSSEKAARTARLPFRAAASGQGPGGFSRSPHSGR
- a CDS encoding DEAD/DEAH box helicase, whose amino-acid sequence is MNRSARTNDRYSNPRRGSAGGDRGARFRPQGQGQGRPGGKSSGGYGRRPAAPQGEFALPVTVTPALPAVETFGELDLPAEILKTLTGLGVTVPFPIQAATLPNSLAGRDVLGRGRTGSGKTLAFGLALLARLAGQRADAKQPFGLILVPTRELAQQVTEALTPYARSLKLRLATVVGGMSIGRQASALRGGAEVVVATPGRLKDLIERKDCRLDRVKITVLDEADQMADMGFMPQVTELLDLVHPEGQRMLFSATLDRNVDLLVRRYLHDPVVHSVDPSAGAVTTMEHHELHVHGADKFAAATEIAARDGRVIMFLDTKHAVDQFTKHLLGSGVRAAALHGGKSQPQRTRTLAQFKAGSVTALVATNVAARGIHVDNLDLVVNVDPPSDHKDYLHRGGRTARAGESGSVVTLVLPNQRRDMSRLMRDAGIRPQITQVRSGEAELSRITGAQAPSGVPITGTAPAAERPKRGGAPFRGMGSRPGRAGGDSRRSAEARQLADARKAARVRRAG
- a CDS encoding electron transfer flavoprotein subunit alpha/FixB family protein, translated to MAEVLVYVDHVDGAVRKPTLELLTLARRLGEPVALALGAGAADTAAALAEHGATRVLTHDAAEYADYLVVPKVDALQAAYEAVSPAAVLVPSSAEGKEIAARLAVRVGSGVITDATDLQAGEQGPVATQSAFAASFTTTSRVAKGTPVITVKPNSAPVESAPAAGTVEALAVSFSEQATGTKVTARTPRASTGRPDLTEAAIVVSGGRGVNGAENFGIIEALADSLGAAVGASRAAVDAGWYPHSNQVGQTGKSVSPQLYIANGISGAIQHRAGMQTSKTIVAVNKDAEAPIFDLVDYGVVGDLFDVVPQLTEEVNTRKG
- a CDS encoding XdhC family protein; its protein translation is MLDIADELNRWAGQGRDFAVATVVSVGGSAPRPPGAALAVDSEGTVIGSVSGGCVEAAVYELCVQVLQDGGSVLERFGYSDEDAFAVGLTCGGVIEVLVTPVRADAPDRPVFAAALAATARGETAALARVARGPDELRGGALLVRADGSYEGRLAGGSGLERTVAGEARALVAAGRTGTFDLSADGSHCGADLTLFVESSTPPPRMIVFGAIDFAAALVRTGKFLGYHVTLCDARPVFTTRARFPDADDIVVDWPDRYLRRTTTDERTVLCVLTHDAKFDIPLLEIALRLPVAFVGAMGSRRTHEDRDRRLREVGLTSEELARLHSPIGLDLGARTPEETALSIAAEIIASRQGGTGVPLTVSRTPIHHDAEAGERRRIVSGRI
- a CDS encoding alkene reductase, whose protein sequence is MTTSRLFETARLGALTLPNRLVMAPMTRNRASADGVPQPVMATYYAQRATAGLIIAEASTPSAVGQTYANITAIHDAAHVEGWRHVTDEVRAAGGRMFLQLQHGGRIGHPDNSGGLTPIAPSPVPLPDTIHTPTGHQPAVVPREMTPDDIRTTVADFAEAARKAVAAGFEGVEVHGANGYLLHQFLGRGTNHRTDAYGGTVEGRVRFVVEVVRAVADAIGPERVGLRISPGLTVNGMDEGDTDDIYPALVDALSDLGLAYLHIVYADPDNPLFQDLRKRWTGTLIANPVLPRERIPADGGRSQGERLLAAGADLVALGRPFLANPDLVERLRVGAPLNQVRDRYLMYVGGETGYTDYPFLSDSRR
- a CDS encoding electron transfer flavoprotein subunit beta/FixA family protein, producing MSLRIVVTVKYVPDATGDRHFAEDLTVDRDDVDGLLSELDEYAVEQALQIADEADDAEITVLTVGPEDAKDALRKALSMGADKAVHVEDDDLHGTDIVGTSLVLAKAIEKAGFDLVVCGMASTDGTAGVVPALLAERLGVPQVTLLSEVSVEDGVVKGRRDGDTASEQVEASLPAVVSVTDQSGEARYPSFKGIMAAKKKPVESWDLSDLGLEADEVGLAGAWTVVDAAAERPARSAGTIVKDEGEGGKQLAEFLAGQKFI
- a CDS encoding cold-shock protein is translated as MATGTVKWFNSEKGFGFIEQEGGGPDVFAHYSNIATQGFRELQEGQKVNFDVTQGQKGPQAENIVPA
- a CDS encoding MFS transporter, whose product is MTGTDVTRTEPTRTPPADAPATAFATENRKLPLPALLALATAVFVTSLTETLPAGLLPAMSRDLGVGESATGQTVTVYAIGTALTAIPLTAATAGWRRKRLLMTAMAGFGVANTVTALSTNFPLTMVARFVAGVAAGLAWALLAGYARRLAPAHLQGRAIAIAMAGIPVALSLGVPAGTFLGKAVNWQIAFLSMTVLTVALLGWIAATVPDQPGLRQGARPPMLRALRVPGVSPVLFVTLVFVLAHTVLYTFVATFLDGVGMGNSTDLVLLVFGAASLASIWIVGALINRHLRALTLAAALLVAAAAAVLALLSDSPALVYAAVTLWGLGWGGAPTLLQTAAGDAGGESADAAQAMLVTLWNVAMAGGGIVGGILLDLVGSRSFPWTVLLLLVPVLAVVVAARTHGFPARRTARTS